The following are encoded together in the Anaerohalosphaeraceae bacterium genome:
- the dnaN gene encoding DNA polymerase III subunit beta — MKLNLNRLAFQEALTLAGTVIPRSTPKPILQCVRLRTEKNNVILSATDLEVGILCQVAQAEIQEEGDAVVPLEKLSGIVRETADETLVLDESESTVHITTADSKYTIYGHDSRQYPSVPEFSGKGELEVPLEPLKEAIQQTLFAAAKESTRYALNGVLWEINGKKLNLVATDGRRLARCTLTLPKAAKSPEGKVIVPSKTMGLLERLPGDAQAVVSITFTENRIAAACGNVTLSSTLVEGNFPKYEDIIPKDYEKKVVLNTFSALSAVKRAALLSSEDSKGIKLSLQKGRMLFSSRAPETGDAQIEMPVEYDGPSIDIGFNPQFLIDAIRVLKADTFEMHLGEPDRPGLLKCGPGFLYIVMPVNL; from the coding sequence ATGAAACTGAATCTGAATCGTCTGGCTTTTCAGGAAGCACTGACCCTGGCGGGCACAGTCATTCCGCGCAGTACTCCCAAGCCGATTCTGCAATGTGTCCGGCTTCGTACCGAGAAAAACAACGTGATACTTTCCGCCACGGATTTGGAGGTAGGGATTCTCTGCCAGGTAGCCCAGGCGGAAATTCAGGAAGAAGGCGATGCGGTCGTTCCGCTGGAAAAACTCAGCGGCATCGTGCGGGAAACAGCGGATGAAACTCTTGTTTTGGATGAGTCTGAATCGACCGTTCATATTACGACGGCGGACAGCAAATACACGATTTACGGACACGACAGCCGGCAGTATCCTTCGGTGCCGGAGTTTTCCGGCAAAGGCGAATTGGAAGTGCCGCTGGAGCCCCTGAAAGAGGCCATTCAGCAGACCCTTTTTGCCGCTGCCAAAGAGAGCACCAGGTATGCCCTGAACGGGGTCTTGTGGGAAATCAACGGGAAAAAACTGAATCTGGTCGCTACAGACGGACGGCGTCTGGCCCGCTGCACTTTGACGCTTCCGAAGGCGGCAAAGTCTCCGGAGGGCAAGGTGATTGTTCCGTCCAAGACGATGGGGCTTCTGGAACGTCTTCCTGGGGATGCTCAGGCGGTTGTGTCGATTACGTTTACCGAGAACCGCATCGCCGCCGCCTGCGGAAACGTTACGCTCAGTTCAACCCTGGTGGAAGGCAATTTCCCCAAGTACGAGGACATTATCCCGAAAGATTACGAAAAGAAAGTCGTTTTGAATACCTTTTCGGCCCTGAGTGCCGTCAAACGAGCCGCCCTTCTGTCCAGCGAGGACAGCAAGGGAATCAAGCTGTCGCTTCAGAAAGGACGGATGCTCTTTTCCAGCCGGGCCCCGGAGACGGGCGATGCTCAGATTGAAATGCCGGTGGAGTACGACGGGCCGTCCATTGACATCGGATTCAACCCGCAGTTTCTGATTGATGCTATACGGGTTCTGAAAGCGGATACCTTTGAGATGCATCTGGGAGAACCGGACAGGCCGGGTCTGCTT